The genomic DNA CTCGATCAAGATCAACTTCCTGGAGGATCCATACCGGAAAATCATTAACTTCCTGGTCAAGTTTGGCAAGATGCAGGCCATCTTCAATGCCGCTCGTCAGGCTGCAGCCAACCAAGCCAACCAAATGCAACAGAATGCCTCGCGTATGAGATTCGACGTCGTGGTGAAGACTCCGATCGTGGTCTTCCCAAGAGCCATGGTGAAAGATAACCGTTCGCAGGATACGATCACTGCGCATCTTGGAGAAATTTACGCCAAAAACACGTTCGTTCCCCTGGATGACGAGAAGGAAGATAGCCCTGCTGTCAATGTGATCTCCAGTGGTATCCGCAATATCCGTCTGACCTCCAAATTCAACTTTGACGATGGCGCAGTGGAAGAGCTTGAGATGATCCAGAAGGTCAACCTCGACTTCAGCATATGCTATCTTGAGCATCAACCGGACAATCCTCGTCCCGACATGGAGATCGAAGGTACTATGTCTCCCATCAACCTGCGCATCTCGCAAAACCAGTTCAAATTCCTGATGGAACTCTCGAAAACGGTGCCCGCTGCCTTCGCGACGGACATCGAACAGCAAGAGCTTGAGGCGATGGAAGCTCTTCCTTCGTCGGTGAAGAAGGAGGAAACTTCAAAGGCTTTGCAAAATGTCAAGAGTTCTGAAGAGACAGGAAATAAGAATGAGTCCACTCAGGAAACATGGGTGCGACTCGACATGGTCTTCAAGGTAGACAGTGTTGGCTTGGAACTTATACTTGGCAAAGACGACGAGCCAATTGGCAGTTTGGAAGATTCCAGCCTGTCGAAATTCTCTCTCAATGATACGCGGGTTCAGTTACGGATGTTGAATGACGGGTCATTGGAATCCGAACTTTTGATCCACTCACTCTCGATTCGTGATAACCGCAGCAACGACTCGAACAAGTTCAGGAAGATCATGTCCTTGATCAACAATGATGTtcagcagcaattcatgGCGAGCCTCTCCATGTCTCCCGGGCCGGACAAGCATGTCATCGCAATGTTGACAATCGATAGCCCTCGCATCATCCTTGCTCTCGACTATCTTTTTGCGCTGCAGTCCTTCGCTAATTCAGCATTTGCGACTGAACAGCCTGctgttgaagaagatggtgATGAGTCCCCGGACGAGTCAACTCCCAGATCCAGCGTCGGTGACAGCGCATATAACGACAGATCCGCGGTTGTGCCGTCGAATGGAAACGGCAGTGCACCAAATCCGGCTGGGCAATCAACTGTCTCATTCAGAGTCAATCTCGTCGATGCCCAGGTGATTATGCTCGCGAACCCTGCCATCAACCACACTGAGGCCATTGTTCTCGGAACGAAGCAAGTGCTCTTCTCGCACCAGAATGTCTCTACATTGCAGATCACCAAGGTCGGGATGTTCCTCTGCCGTATGGACAAGTTTGAAACCAGCAGGCTTCGGATTCTGGACGATTTCACGCTTGAGTTGTCTATGGATAGTCGCGGTCAGGAGAGAGGCTCGTCTCTTACTTCCATCGATGTCCACCTTGAGCCCTTGGTTCTCCGTCTTTCGCTCCGTGATATTTTGATGGCCACCCAGATTGTGAACAAGGCCTCTGAGATGACCACCAAGCCCTCGCAGGATATTGAAGGcaaagaaatgaagaagatcTCAGACAGCAAAGGTGGGAGGCCGAGAAAGAGATCGGTTGGCAAGTCAGCATCTACCGCTACCAACAGGACACGGCGAGAGCCCAGTGAATCTGGTCACTCGTCCGGTCGAAGAATCGTCCCGCAACGCTCCGCTGTTCTCAAGCGAGAGGAATTGAAGGCGCAGATTGATGGTGTCAGAGTCATTCTTATTGGTGACTTGCATGATCTGCCGTTGCTTGACTGGAGTGTCAAGAAGTTCTCCGTAGATGTTCGTGACTGGTCGTCTGCGTTGAATGCCGATACAAGCTTCGATACCTTTGTCAACATCTACAATTTCTCCAAGTCGGCATGGGAGCCTCTCATTGAGCCATGGCAGTTGGGATTCCACATGGCGAGAGAAGTTGAGCCCGAAGTTCTCTCCATCGACACTTACTCTCACAAGACATTGGAACTTACCGTTACTTCTGCCACGATTGCTTTGGCGTCCAAGTCGTTCCAGATGCTCAACACGGATGAGGATGTTCTATCGAAACCAAGAGGAGCTGACGCACCGTACCGAATCCGCAACTACACTGGTTTCGATCTTCGCGTTTGGGCTGATGTCAGCGCTGACGACGATGGTCCAGCTGCTAAGCTTGTTGATGGCGAGGAATACCCTTGGAGATTCGAAGACTCGACCGCGGTTCGTGAGACCTTGGCTCCTGAAGGTCATGCCGGTCTTGTGGGAGTCAAGCTTGAGGGCAGTGGCTTCGAGAGCGTGGGCCGCATTCCTGTCGTGCGGGAAGGCGAAATTCTGTACAGCTTGAAGCCCAAGAAAGACGGTATTCTCCATAGGCTTCTCGTTGAGGTCAAGCTCGGTGCCGACAACGTCAAGTACATCACCTTCCGCTCGCCGCTTCTTATGGAAAACAACACGCAAATCCCCGTCGAGCTGGGCATCTACAGCCCGAATGACGGCCACCTGCTGAAGATCGAAAAGATTCTTCCTGGCGATGCCCGCCCTGCACCTGTTGGGGCAGCATATATGCATTCCGTCGTGGTTCGTCCTGACCAAGGTTTCGGATATGACTGGTCAAACGAGCAGCTGTACTGGAAGGATCTCTTGAAGCGGCCGACGCGGACAATCAAGTGCCTCAGCGAGAATGGACAGCAGTCTCCTCCGTTCTATTTCCAGATGCACGCCGCTTTCGATTCGAAGGACTCTTTGACGAGCGCCTACCCTTACATGCGGGTTAGGATCTTTGCTCCCGTTGAGATCCAAAACTTGCTTCCATACGACTTTAAGTATCGTATCTATGATAAAGATACCAAGAAAGACTGGACGAACTTCCTGCGCAAGGGTGGTGTCAGCCCGGTTCATGTTGTTGAGCTTTCtcatctgctgctgctcagcATTGACCTGCAAGATACTGTCTTCAAGCAAAGCGAATTTGCCATTATTAATGGGAATGCCCAGGACTTCCGAAGAGAGCACACCCTGCCACTGAAAGACGACCGAGGCATCCAGCTGAAGTTGAAGCTTCACTACTTCAATGTGCCGGATAGCGGAGGTGCCTTCAAGGTTTCGATCTACAGTCCGTACCTGGTTTTGAATAAGACTGGTCTTCCCATGGAGATCCAAAGCAAGGCGTTCATGCAATCGGCACGGTCAGCAGCTGGGCAGGGCCTGAGGGCTGACGCGAGACATGGTGGCCGTACGCTTCCGTACATGTACTCTTACCCGACTGACGACCAGAAAAACCGGTCGATGATCAAGATCGGCGAATCCGCCTGGAGCAAGCCTCAAAGTTTTGAAGCTATTGGAAGTACTTTTGAAGTGATGTTGCCCGACCGGGCTGGTCGCTCAGAATTCCACTCGGGTGTGTCCGTCGCTGAAGGCGAAGGCAAATACAAGATGACCAAGGTCGTTACCATCTCGCCTCGTTTCATCCTGAAGAACAAGCTGAGTGAGGACCTCATGGTCCGCGAGCCTGGCTCGCCCAACGTTTTGACCATACAGAGTGGCGAGCTTCTCCCTCTTCACTTCCTGCGCCAGGTTGCGGAAAAGCAGCTCTGCCTGTGCTTCCCTGGAGTGAACAACCAGTGGTCGTCGCCGTTTAACATCGCTGATGTCGGAACCGTGCACGTGAAATTGGCCAAGGAGAACCAGCGGCAGAGATTGATCAAGGTTGATATTATCATGGAGGGTGCCACGCTCTTCTTGCATTTCAACATTGAGACTCGCAACTGGCCGTTCTCTATGCGGAATGAGAGTGATCTGGAATTCATCTTCTACCAAGCTGTATGTTCCCCGTTTCTGTCTTTAAATTTGGTTATGTGCCCTGACTGATATCTTTCTACAGAATCCAAATGTCgaagatgacgaggatgatcGGACAAGTGGCTGGCGACCAATTCGGTATCGTCTGCCGCCCCGAAGCATCATGCCTTACGCTTGGGACTACCCGGCCACGAAGAACAAGTCGCTTGTGGTGACAAGTAACGGCAaggaaagacatatcaaGCTTGCCGAGATCGGAAACTTGATCCCCATGAGGATACCCCCAACTCAATACGGTGAACCGCAGAggatcattgatatcaacattGTTGCCGATGGCCCGACGCAGACGCTTGTCTTGTCGAACTTCAAGCAGTCGAAGAGTATGTACAGGCAGCAAAGGGGACAGTCTTCTCAAGCAAGCTTGAGCGCCGGTTTCGAGGTCAAAGAGTTGAACTCGGATGTCAATTTCAAGGCTCAGCTTCGTCTTGGCGGCATTGGTATTTCGTTGGTCAACCAGAACCTGAAGGAGCTCCTCTACCTCACCTTCCGTGAGATCGACATCAAGTACAGAGAGTCGAGGGTGTACCAGACTTTAAACACTACGATCAAGTGGATTCAAATCGACAACCAGCTTTATGGAGGAATCTTCCCCATCCTGCTGTACCCCAGTGTTGTCCCTAAGACTGGAAAGGAAATGGAGGCTCACCCTATCTTCCACGCCATGGTTACGCGCGTGAAGGACGACTCCTACGGTGTCCTATACATCAAGTATGCGACATTGCTCTTACAGCAGATGACGCTCGAACTTGACGAGGACTTTGTCTTAGCTCTGCTCGATTTCATCAAGGTGCCGGGTGCTTCCTGGgctgaagaacaagaaggagCACTTTGCGACGAAGATCTCAGAATTCCGGAACCGCAGCACGAAGGCGGTGAGCAAGATGTGTACTTCGAACTTCTGCATTTGCAGCCCATGCAACTGGATATCTCCTTCATGCGTACGGAGCGCGTGAATGTCGAAGATACGATGCAGCCATCCAACCCGTTGATGTTCTTTGTCAATGTCATGACCATGTCGATTGGTAACATCAACGACGCACCTGTCCGGCTGAACGCCTTGATGCTGGAGAATGCCCGTGTTTCCTTTGGTGTCCTTGTCAGCAACATCCAACGGCACTATACCCAAGAATTCCTCCGTCAAGTCCACATCGTTCTTGGGTCTGCGGATTTCCTCGGAAACCCCGTTGGTCTGTTCAATAACGTCAGCTCTGGTGTTGCTGCCATTTTCTACGAGCCGTACCAAGGTCTCGTCATGACGGACAGGCCCCAGGAACTGGGTTACGGAATTGCCAAGGGAGCCACGAGCTTCGTCAAGAAATCCGTGTTTGGTTTCTCCGACAGTATGGCCAAGTTCACCGGAAGTATGTCCAAAGGTCTTGCGGCTGCTACCCTGGACAAGGAATTCCAAGACCAGCGCCGGATGTCGAAATCTCGGAACCGTCCGAAGCATGCGCTGTACGGTATCACTGCTGGTGGTAATGCGTTTGCCAACAGTTTGGCGAGTGGTATCGGAGGACTTGCGCGTCATCCGCTCCAAGGTGCTGAGAAGGAGGGATTGCAAGGTTTCTTCAAGGGTGTTGGAAAGGGTGTGCTTGGTTTGGCTACTAAGCCTgccattggtgcttttgatcTTGCCTCAAGTAAGTGTCGCCAGTACAGATATAAAACATGTGCATTGATGCTAACCATGCAATAGACCTTGCTGAGGGTGTTCGGAACACAACTACAGTGTTTGATGCTGAAGGCTTGGACCGTGTCCGCTTGACCCGTTTCATCGGAACAGAGGGCATTGTACGACCATACTCTCAACGCGAAGCTTTGGGTCAGTTTTGGCTCAAAACTACCGATGACGGCAAATATTTCAACCAAGACTACATTGCGCATCTGGAGCTTCCGGGTCGAGACATGCTGGTCATGTTGACTTACGACCGTATCATGCTCGTCCGCACCAAGCGTCTCCGAAGCGAATGGGATATCCGATTGACTGATATCCAAACAATCTCCAAGGAGCGGACTGGAATGAGTATCACACTTAAGGGTGGTGCCAATGGTCCATTCATCCCGGTGCAAGATGAGAGTTCGAGGAATTGGCTGTACAGGCAGATTGGAATTGGTGAGTTTCTATCGCGATTATCGTTCTCAGAATTCGAAGCTAATGCTCTCGCAGCGGTGAATGCGTTCAACGAACGGTACAACACGAGGGGTTGAGTTGTACACGATGATCTCATCTCTTTAATGATGTTACGCTGAAAAATGAAGGACAAGTCATGATTCTGGGGTAGTTAATGAAAAGGAACCcccacaaaaaaaaaaaaaaagaacgcATTAGTTTATAACTTGTGGAGCAtacgaccaaacgactcgAGTACATAGATGTTGCAGCTTTATGTTATTGAGCTTTGTTGTTTGTTTGTACATAGATACTGCATTCGCTAATCACTACTATTTTGTTCGATGCTTTCATACCTATGAATTTTCTTGTGCTTGGTCTGAGTTGGGTTTCATGAGTGTATATTCAAGCAGCCATGATACTTTTGCTGCCCACTGTCCCGCGACAGATTTGTTCCTGCGAGTGTATATCAATGGGCAAGCTTGCCAGATCTTTGCTAATGCCAAATGCTTGCTTCCGCGATGGCAGCGGAAGTTTAGTCGTTCTGGCGGCCAAACCTGTTCGGGGTGTCTACCTTAGACTAAATTGTGTCGCAAATATGCGTTGACGAGAACTGGAAACAATAGCCATGATTCTCACCGTGACTTATTAACAGGACATG from Aspergillus chevalieri M1 DNA, chromosome 1, nearly complete sequence includes the following:
- a CDS encoding membrane morphogenesis protein VPS13 (BUSCO:EOG09260075;~COG:U;~EggNog:ENOG410PH81;~InterPro:IPR031646,IPR031645,IPR031642,IPR017148, IPR026854,IPR026847,IPR009543;~PFAM:PF06650,PF16909,PF16908,PF16910,PF12624) — protein: MLEGLVANLLNRFLGIYVKNFDAKQLNIGIWSGDVKLRNLELRREALDQLRLPLNVVEGHLGELTLSIPWSNLRGKPVRVDIEDVFLLAAPKEDADYDAEEEERRAQALKMEKIESAEIIKERNSEGMSQEEQRRNQSFTQSMITAVVDNLQISIKNVHFRYEDSVASPGHPFSVGVTLKELSAVSTDAEWNPTFIQSTSSTTHKLAVLGALSVYWNTDSELLGTGRGSDIGAEAQGTSHADLMQKLKDAIDNDEANQFMLRPVSGRAGLELDKSGKHDRPAIKTRLLFDELGFVLDDHQYRDALMLVDLFHYYIRHQEYKKYQPKCRPKEDPRAWLKFAGNAVLSKIHERNRRWSWDYIKERRDDRISYIQVFKKKKRDEPLSLDESTELERLELKYSYEDLRFWRSLARNQLRKENVGVKKPARQQTWGEWLWGTKQEESEDASMTEEQRQELYNAIDWDEKKAIAESVDVPREWVKFQVHSGLRAGSFTLKRDPHGKANEIMKLVFDEFRANALQRPDSFFVDVGLGGLRVYDGTTEGSLYPQIVKVKDSVPESNTGPRITDNDELASEESVDGTEDEESLFRFQLEKNPLESDADSIVKVKLRSIEVIYNPTFLVEVVKFFEPPERHMESIGAILDSAGATVQEIRQQTRAGLEFALEEHKKVDAQFDINAPLIIVPESITQESSLCLILDAGHISVNSELVDRETMRDLQSKQKRQYDEGDYKELEHLLYDRFLLKLDSTQVLIGPGIDATKSQLDSGDTSMNLHIIDRINVDFVIELCIVPKVTELTRTRISGHLPELHASISDAKYKSLMKLIDIAIPRFDDDEQSVAIRQKKKEEKAFTGNRARSSSLQASNRQLPVVDEDSDAESKEEKKPDKSLDRPSNIHRRDFELKFTVGRLRGSMFRSDAQDSQRDRLLVELVAEGFELDFYMRPYDMVAEVILKSLSVDDHIEQNVPEFKRIISSKGFNADEDKDLFQLKFVRVKPESPEFESTYEGVAMNLDMSVSTINLVVTRKTLLTLLDFVLLTFTNPEQPSNQAQKDRAVQGDAEVAQKRQQAGKIRIKADLKSIALILNNDGVRLATLSLNTADVGVFLVGRAMLVQSRIGSLTLVDDMNTGAPEDSDIRRLLTIEGDNFADFKYETFDPESADYPGYDSEVFLRSGSIKINFLEDPYRKIINFLVKFGKMQAIFNAARQAAANQANQMQQNASRMRFDVVVKTPIVVFPRAMVKDNRSQDTITAHLGEIYAKNTFVPLDDEKEDSPAVNVISSGIRNIRLTSKFNFDDGAVEELEMIQKVNLDFSICYLEHQPDNPRPDMEIEGTMSPINLRISQNQFKFLMELSKTVPAAFATDIEQQELEAMEALPSSVKKEETSKALQNVKSSEETGNKNESTQETWVRLDMVFKVDSVGLELILGKDDEPIGSLEDSSLSKFSLNDTRVQLRMLNDGSLESELLIHSLSIRDNRSNDSNKFRKIMSLINNDVQQQFMASLSMSPGPDKHVIAMLTIDSPRIILALDYLFALQSFANSAFATEQPAVEEDGDESPDESTPRSSVGDSAYNDRSAVVPSNGNGSAPNPAGQSTVSFRVNLVDAQVIMLANPAINHTEAIVLGTKQVLFSHQNVSTLQITKVGMFLCRMDKFETSRLRILDDFTLELSMDSRGQERGSSLTSIDVHLEPLVLRLSLRDILMATQIVNKASEMTTKPSQDIEGKEMKKISDSKGGRPRKRSVGKSASTATNRTRREPSESGHSSGRRIVPQRSAVLKREELKAQIDGVRVILIGDLHDLPLLDWSVKKFSVDVRDWSSALNADTSFDTFVNIYNFSKSAWEPLIEPWQLGFHMAREVEPEVLSIDTYSHKTLELTVTSATIALASKSFQMLNTDEDVLSKPRGADAPYRIRNYTGFDLRVWADVSADDDGPAAKLVDGEEYPWRFEDSTAVRETLAPEGHAGLVGVKLEGSGFESVGRIPVVREGEILYSLKPKKDGILHRLLVEVKLGADNVKYITFRSPLLMENNTQIPVELGIYSPNDGHLLKIEKILPGDARPAPVGAAYMHSVVVRPDQGFGYDWSNEQLYWKDLLKRPTRTIKCLSENGQQSPPFYFQMHAAFDSKDSLTSAYPYMRVRIFAPVEIQNLLPYDFKYRIYDKDTKKDWTNFLRKGGVSPVHVVELSHLLLLSIDLQDTVFKQSEFAIINGNAQDFRREHTLPLKDDRGIQLKLKLHYFNVPDSGGAFKVSIYSPYLVLNKTGLPMEIQSKAFMQSARSAAGQGLRADARHGGRTLPYMYSYPTDDQKNRSMIKIGESAWSKPQSFEAIGSTFEVMLPDRAGRSEFHSGVSVAEGEGKYKMTKVVTISPRFILKNKLSEDLMVREPGSPNVLTIQSGELLPLHFLRQVAEKQLCLCFPGVNNQWSSPFNIADVGTVHVKLAKENQRQRLIKVDIIMEGATLFLHFNIETRNWPFSMRNESDLEFIFYQANPNVEDDEDDRTSGWRPIRYRLPPRSIMPYAWDYPATKNKSLVVTSNGKERHIKLAEIGNLIPMRIPPTQYGEPQRIIDINIVADGPTQTLVLSNFKQSKSMYRQQRGQSSQASLSAGFEVKELNSDVNFKAQLRLGGIGISLVNQNLKELLYLTFREIDIKYRESRVYQTLNTTIKWIQIDNQLYGGIFPILLYPSVVPKTGKEMEAHPIFHAMVTRVKDDSYGVLYIKYATLLLQQMTLELDEDFVLALLDFIKVPGASWAEEQEGALCDEDLRIPEPQHEGGEQDVYFELLHLQPMQLDISFMRTERVNVEDTMQPSNPLMFFVNVMTMSIGNINDAPVRLNALMLENARVSFGVLVSNIQRHYTQEFLRQVHIVLGSADFLGNPVGLFNNVSSGVAAIFYEPYQGLVMTDRPQELGYGIAKGATSFVKKSVFGFSDSMAKFTGSMSKGLAAATLDKEFQDQRRMSKSRNRPKHALYGITAGGNAFANSLASGIGGLARHPLQGAEKEGLQGFFKGVGKGVLGLATKPAIGAFDLASNLAEGVRNTTTVFDAEGLDRVRLTRFIGTEGIVRPYSQREALGQFWLKTTDDGKYFNQDYIAHLELPGRDMLVMLTYDRIMLVRTKRLRSEWDIRLTDIQTISKERTGMSITLKGGANGPFIPVQDESSRNWLYRQIGIAVNAFNERYNTRG